The Alphaproteobacteria bacterium genome contains a region encoding:
- a CDS encoding mandelate racemase/muconate lactonizing enzyme family protein, which yields MKITAAESILLTVPYRTSGGLQSIAGRPAAGLNILLLRLETDDGVTGWGEAFGHGVSPATRTAFDTLVAPMLIGRDPSNIDALMHDLQQTLHLFGRSGPVMYALSGVDIALWDIAGKAASKPLYQLFGGTARAMPAYASLLRCSGPHAVARSCEDALAQGYRLIKLHEITVPAVQAARGAVGPGVPLMVDTNCPWSIDEALAMAEKLRPFDMHWLEEPVWPPEDHAGLAKVRAAGTVIAAGENAAGLIEFRRAFELGSLDIAQPSVTKIGGISETRCIIALANEFGVRVVPHCPYFGPGFIASLHLTAALPADTPVERLFVDLEASPMGDWVDAKNGAMRVPQGSGLGADPDPALIARYRTHAPNIVR from the coding sequence ATGAAAATCACCGCTGCCGAGTCGATTCTCCTCACCGTTCCATACCGCACCAGCGGCGGGCTGCAATCGATCGCAGGCCGGCCGGCCGCGGGGTTGAATATTCTGCTGCTGCGGTTGGAGACAGACGACGGCGTGACCGGCTGGGGCGAGGCCTTCGGCCATGGCGTGTCACCCGCCACCAGGACCGCGTTCGACACGCTGGTGGCGCCGATGCTGATCGGGCGCGATCCGTCGAACATTGATGCGCTGATGCACGACCTGCAGCAGACGCTCCATCTGTTCGGGCGCAGCGGGCCGGTGATGTACGCGCTCTCCGGCGTCGATATCGCGCTGTGGGACATCGCCGGGAAGGCCGCGAGCAAACCGCTCTACCAACTGTTCGGCGGGACGGCACGCGCGATGCCCGCCTATGCGAGCCTGCTGCGCTGCTCGGGACCGCATGCGGTGGCGCGAAGCTGCGAGGATGCGCTCGCGCAGGGCTATCGGCTGATCAAGCTGCATGAGATCACCGTGCCCGCGGTGCAAGCAGCGCGCGGCGCAGTGGGCCCCGGGGTGCCCTTGATGGTCGATACCAACTGCCCCTGGAGCATCGATGAGGCGCTTGCGATGGCGGAGAAGCTGCGGCCCTTCGACATGCACTGGCTGGAAGAGCCGGTGTGGCCGCCGGAGGATCACGCGGGACTCGCCAAGGTGCGCGCCGCCGGCACGGTGATCGCGGCGGGGGAGAATGCGGCGGGGTTGATCGAGTTTCGCCGCGCATTCGAGCTCGGATCGCTTGACATCGCGCAGCCGAGCGTCACCAAGATCGGCGGCATTTCGGAGACGCGCTGCATCATTGCGCTCGCGAATGAGTTCGGCGTGCGCGTTGTGCCGCACTGTCCTTACTTCGGTCCAGGCTTCATCGCGAGCCTGCACCTGACCGCAGCGCTGCCTGCCGATACGCCGGTCGAGCGTCTGTTCGTCGATCTGGAGGCGAGCCCGATGGGCGACTGGGTCGATGCGAAGAACGGCGCGATGCGCGTGCCGCAAGGTTCCGGTCTCGGTGCCGATCCCGATCCGGCGCTGATCGCGCGCTATCGCACGCATGCTCCGAACATTGTCAGGTGA
- a CDS encoding nuclear transport factor 2 family protein — protein MSAVLEAKDEIRELMATYAMAMDACRFADVGACFAPDAEWITSYGAACGPAEIAKFIAGIVPVKGEGPQRKHYITNIIIKVDGDTASAVSDYLVVRESENGLLPVMGGTYRDKFVKTQAGWRFARKELEHHIWGDMALKNGR, from the coding sequence ATGTCCGCCGTTCTCGAAGCCAAGGACGAGATCCGCGAGCTGATGGCGACCTATGCGATGGCGATGGACGCCTGCCGCTTCGCCGACGTCGGCGCCTGTTTCGCGCCGGACGCCGAGTGGATCACCAGCTACGGCGCCGCGTGCGGTCCGGCCGAGATCGCGAAGTTCATCGCCGGGATTGTGCCGGTGAAAGGCGAAGGGCCGCAGCGCAAGCATTACATTACAAATATCATCATCAAGGTCGACGGCGATACGGCGAGCGCCGTGTCGGACTATCTGGTGGTGCGCGAGTCCGAGAACGGCCTGCTGCCGGTAATGGGCGGCACCTACCGCGACAAATTCGTGAAGACGCAGGCCGGCTGGCGCTTCGCGCGCAAAGAGCTCGAGCATCACATCTGGGGCGACATGGCGCTCAAGAACGGGCGCTAG
- a CDS encoding NAD(P)-dependent oxidoreductase, which produces MSRDTAVIGLGNMGRGIARNLDRAERLAAAWDIAEAARTNAHLTSDVALVPPSQFGQLSFILFVVPSTAQIAEMLPAILARPHDGETLIDLTTSDPVKTKANAAKVQATGRAYIDCGMSGGAIGADTGKMALMVGGADKAVAACRPVFDAIAGTVTHVGPSGAGHTIKLLHNMVCHTNFMVVAEAGRLAERAGIPLETAIKVFNAGNARSYISEQRFPNHVLSGKFDGRSTVANLAKDLAMADDFANTFGEANAYTALTAELLAKAIDKGMAAQDFTRLYGVYEQLVHSARQTKTSS; this is translated from the coding sequence ATGAGCCGCGACACCGCCGTCATCGGCCTCGGCAACATGGGCCGCGGCATTGCGCGCAATCTCGACCGCGCCGAAAGGCTGGCAGCCGCCTGGGATATCGCGGAAGCGGCGCGGACGAACGCACACCTTACGTCCGACGTGGCGCTTGTGCCGCCGAGCCAGTTCGGGCAGCTGAGCTTCATCCTGTTCGTCGTGCCCAGCACGGCACAGATCGCCGAGATGCTGCCCGCAATCCTCGCACGCCCCCACGACGGGGAGACCCTGATCGACCTCACCACGTCGGATCCCGTGAAGACCAAGGCAAACGCCGCGAAGGTTCAGGCGACCGGACGCGCCTATATCGACTGCGGGATGTCGGGAGGGGCGATCGGTGCGGACACGGGCAAGATGGCGCTGATGGTCGGCGGCGCCGACAAGGCGGTCGCGGCTTGCCGGCCGGTGTTCGATGCGATCGCCGGCACGGTCACGCACGTCGGACCGAGCGGCGCCGGGCACACCATCAAGCTCCTCCACAACATGGTTTGCCACACCAATTTCATGGTGGTGGCCGAAGCGGGGCGGCTCGCCGAGCGCGCCGGCATTCCGCTCGAAACCGCCATCAAGGTGTTCAATGCCGGCAATGCGCGCAGCTACATTTCGGAGCAGCGTTTTCCCAACCACGTCCTGTCGGGCAAGTTCGACGGCCGCTCCACGGTCGCGAACCTCGCCAAGGATCTCGCGATGGCCGACGACTTCGCCAACACGTTCGGTGAGGCGAATGCCTACACGGCGCTGACCGCAGAGCTACTTGCGAAGGCAATCGACAAGGGTATGGCCGCCCAGGACTTCACGCGCCTCTATGGCGTCTACGAGCAGCTTGTGCACTCCGCGCGGCAAACCAAAACCTCATCCTGA